Proteins encoded within one genomic window of Dyadobacter chenhuakuii:
- a CDS encoding sialate O-acetylesterase, which yields MKHIFLFLFLLLNTSVFAQVKFARLFSDHVVLQRQKPIPVWGWAKPGEKVKVTLAQQTLQGKADASGKWMVKFNPMEAGGPHTLNVSAKSGQAAVNDILIGEVWLLSGQSNIEWPVSAAKDFEIEKQNADFPQIRHFRVEHNVTLQPETDLTSGEWKISSSETVGGFSAIGFFFAREVFQKLNIPIGLLHSSWGGSQVEGWISKEGMLGDDELKTYAQNLPKTWQEADLMMDAKLRKTLFKSDSFTPNAADEQKYTSGNADFSIWIKTADPVGQWDWKGVMGYRGKAYMGKEVTMPADMIGKETSLSLAENDSPNKIYINGKLVGETQSIGVRKINVPANTWKEGKNQLVIAHGSMVGTPWFGPGMMGKATDIFVEDGTNKIPLAKDWFLMPSFAEKHEYAHLMNNVGTSIYNAMIVPLIPFAIRGSLWYQGEANTMRAYQYRKSFPLLINDWRKLWNDDFSFYWVQLSSFGKDEDSNKGSYWAELREAQNMTLSLPKTGMAVSTDVGNPNDIHPTNKQDVAHRLATQALKNDYGQNIPYASPLYDKVQFSDGKAVVTFKHAENGLMVKNRYGYLKGFEIAGDDKVFYYAKAEIKGNTVEISHPKVPQPASVRYAWSDAPEEANLFSTDGFPASSFRTDDWTGRSVNGKFQ from the coding sequence ATGAAACACATTTTCCTTTTTCTTTTCCTGCTGCTGAACACGTCCGTTTTTGCGCAGGTGAAATTCGCCCGTCTGTTTTCTGATCACGTTGTTTTACAAAGACAAAAGCCCATTCCGGTCTGGGGCTGGGCGAAGCCGGGAGAAAAGGTAAAAGTGACGCTGGCGCAGCAGACATTGCAAGGCAAAGCGGACGCATCCGGCAAATGGATGGTTAAATTTAATCCTATGGAAGCAGGCGGCCCGCATACGCTCAATGTGTCAGCAAAATCGGGTCAAGCGGCTGTTAATGATATACTTATCGGTGAAGTGTGGCTTTTATCAGGGCAATCGAATATAGAATGGCCTGTGTCTGCTGCAAAGGATTTTGAAATAGAAAAACAGAATGCCGATTTCCCGCAAATCCGTCATTTCCGGGTCGAACACAACGTAACATTGCAACCTGAAACCGATCTGACTTCCGGTGAATGGAAAATCTCATCTTCTGAAACCGTCGGTGGATTTTCGGCGATCGGATTTTTCTTTGCCAGGGAAGTATTTCAAAAACTCAACATTCCGATTGGTCTGCTGCATTCTTCCTGGGGCGGCTCGCAAGTGGAGGGCTGGATCAGTAAGGAAGGCATGCTCGGCGACGATGAGCTGAAAACTTACGCGCAGAATCTGCCCAAAACATGGCAGGAAGCAGACCTGATGATGGATGCCAAGCTCAGAAAAACGCTTTTCAAAAGTGATTCATTTACGCCCAATGCGGCAGATGAGCAAAAATACACCAGCGGAAATGCGGACTTTTCAATCTGGATAAAAACGGCAGATCCGGTGGGACAATGGGACTGGAAAGGTGTGATGGGTTATCGTGGAAAGGCCTACATGGGCAAAGAAGTAACAATGCCCGCTGATATGATTGGGAAAGAAACCTCATTATCCCTGGCGGAGAACGACAGTCCGAACAAGATCTATATCAATGGAAAATTGGTGGGCGAAACCCAATCCATAGGTGTACGCAAAATCAATGTCCCTGCCAATACATGGAAAGAAGGCAAAAATCAGCTCGTTATTGCCCATGGAAGCATGGTGGGAACGCCCTGGTTTGGGCCGGGTATGATGGGCAAAGCGACGGATATTTTTGTCGAAGACGGGACGAACAAGATACCGCTAGCCAAAGATTGGTTTTTAATGCCTTCTTTCGCTGAAAAACACGAGTATGCGCATTTGATGAACAATGTCGGCACGAGCATCTACAATGCAATGATCGTCCCGCTGATCCCTTTTGCCATCCGCGGCTCGCTTTGGTATCAGGGCGAGGCAAACACAATGCGCGCTTACCAATATCGTAAATCGTTCCCTTTGCTGATCAACGACTGGCGTAAACTTTGGAATGATGATTTTTCATTTTACTGGGTGCAGCTTTCAAGCTTTGGAAAGGATGAAGACAGCAATAAAGGAAGTTACTGGGCCGAATTGCGCGAGGCACAAAATATGACATTGAGCCTGCCAAAAACAGGAATGGCCGTGAGTACCGACGTTGGAAATCCAAACGACATTCACCCTACTAATAAGCAGGATGTCGCACACCGGCTTGCAACACAAGCATTGAAAAACGATTACGGACAAAACATCCCCTACGCTTCCCCGCTTTACGACAAAGTACAATTCTCTGATGGTAAAGCAGTTGTAACATTCAAGCATGCGGAAAACGGGCTAATGGTTAAAAACCGGTATGGTTATCTCAAAGGATTCGAAATCGCCGGAGACGACAAGGTTTTCTATTATGCAAAAGCGGAGATCAAAGGAAATACAGTGGAAATTTCCCATCCAAAAGTCCCCCAGCCGGCTTCTGTGAGATATGCCTGGTCGGACGCCCCGGAAGAGGCAAACTTATTCAGCACCGATGGATTTCCTGCCAGTAGTTTCCGGACAGATGACTGGACGGGCCGCTCGGTAAATGGCAAATTTCAATAG
- a CDS encoding glycosyltransferase family 2 protein, whose translation MENKPLISIALCTYNGSDFLSEQLDSILFQSLQDWELVIVDDFSQDETLTILSSYAARDNRFKIHRNHQNLGYNKNFEKALQLCEGDFIAICDQDDIWHPDKLKLQLDAIRNNLLVYHDSEFIDESGKSMDAKISDKFAFYRGDRPEVFLYFNCVSGHSIFMKRSLLAYALPFPEGFHYDQWLAYIATSNGSIDFVDKCLVRYRQHKKNNTDILALRTTSRSTGQKITELKRESEWLKICAAKAADKSAYLITRLYKLSLDRNASFMSIAYGQAIWKDRNYLLRLLKKNSSSKFFFTLRKIWGPLAKTFL comes from the coding sequence ATGGAAAACAAGCCGCTCATTTCGATAGCATTGTGCACCTACAATGGCAGTGATTTCCTGTCAGAACAGTTGGACTCCATCCTTTTCCAAAGCCTTCAGGACTGGGAGCTGGTAATCGTAGACGACTTTTCGCAAGACGAAACATTGACTATACTAAGCAGCTATGCAGCGCGCGACAACCGTTTTAAGATCCATCGCAATCACCAGAACCTGGGATACAACAAGAATTTCGAAAAGGCGCTGCAACTTTGTGAAGGCGACTTTATAGCCATCTGCGACCAGGACGATATCTGGCATCCGGATAAGCTGAAATTACAACTCGACGCGATCAGGAACAACCTGCTGGTTTATCACGATTCGGAGTTTATCGATGAATCCGGAAAGTCTATGGACGCCAAAATATCCGACAAATTTGCGTTTTACCGCGGCGACCGGCCCGAGGTTTTTTTGTATTTCAATTGCGTTTCCGGCCACAGTATCTTCATGAAAAGATCGCTGCTTGCCTATGCGCTCCCATTTCCTGAGGGCTTCCATTATGATCAATGGCTTGCATACATTGCCACCAGCAATGGGTCCATTGATTTTGTAGATAAATGTCTGGTCCGTTACAGGCAGCACAAGAAAAATAATACAGACATACTTGCCTTGCGCACGACTTCAAGGTCCACCGGGCAAAAGATTACTGAACTCAAAAGAGAAAGTGAGTGGCTTAAAATTTGCGCAGCCAAAGCTGCCGACAAGTCTGCTTACCTGATTACCAGATTATACAAGCTAAGTCTTGACCGGAATGCTTCCTTTATGAGCATTGCTTATGGCCAGGCTATATGGAAAGACAGGAATTATTTACTGAGGCTTTTGAAAAAAAACAGTTCGAGTAAATTTTTCTTTACCCTAAGAAAAATCTGGGGGCCATTAGCAAAAACGTTCCTTTAA
- a CDS encoding glycosyltransferase — MLSIVICSANAEDLSIVKENIAQTVGIAHEIIAFDNRFEKKGICEVYNWGTQQARYDIICYMHEDVEIRTHGWGQTVIDIFSNDPEAGVLGVAGGGYKSLAPSGWYQVDFHYEERAFQNVLQGFKFNSKEEIHAYHNPGQEKLSQVVCVDGLWFCTRKDIALRFPFDAKLLPGFHGYDLDFCLSVYPEYKVLVTFEILMKHASEGNFDKKWFDQILKLHRKWSKILPLTTANISDRELYLTERRCFETVIEKMIHWDYSFYQIHKMLMSMRKSRIRKKLFFKSYQHLLRLKLGLRPLSQKS; from the coding sequence ATGTTATCCATCGTTATCTGTTCAGCCAACGCGGAGGATCTGTCCATTGTGAAAGAAAACATCGCGCAAACAGTCGGCATTGCGCATGAGATCATTGCTTTTGATAATCGTTTTGAGAAAAAAGGCATTTGCGAAGTCTACAATTGGGGCACGCAGCAGGCCAGATATGACATCATTTGCTATATGCATGAAGATGTGGAGATCAGGACGCACGGGTGGGGGCAAACGGTGATTGATATTTTCTCCAATGATCCCGAAGCGGGCGTTCTTGGTGTAGCTGGTGGCGGCTATAAGTCACTGGCTCCTTCGGGCTGGTATCAGGTGGATTTTCACTATGAGGAGCGCGCATTTCAGAACGTTTTGCAGGGATTTAAATTCAACAGCAAAGAAGAAATTCATGCATATCACAATCCAGGGCAGGAGAAATTAAGCCAGGTCGTTTGTGTGGATGGCTTGTGGTTTTGCACGCGTAAAGACATTGCATTGCGCTTTCCCTTCGACGCTAAGCTTTTGCCGGGGTTTCATGGATATGATCTGGACTTTTGTCTCAGCGTGTATCCCGAATACAAAGTGCTGGTCACCTTTGAAATCTTAATGAAACATGCTTCTGAGGGGAATTTTGATAAAAAATGGTTTGATCAAATCCTGAAATTACACCGGAAATGGTCAAAAATCCTGCCGCTTACCACGGCTAACATTAGCGACAGGGAGCTTTATCTCACGGAGAGACGGTGCTTTGAAACGGTGATTGAAAAGATGATCCACTGGGACTATTCTTTCTATCAGATCCATAAAATGCTGATGAGTATGAGAAAGTCTCGTATCCGGAAAAAGCTTTTTTTTAAATCCTATCAGCATTTGCTCAGGTTGAAGCTTGGTCTTCGTCCTCTTTCCCAAAAAAGCTGA
- a CDS encoding glycosyltransferase family 2 protein, whose amino-acid sequence MKSISVVIPNYNGKHLFEKYFENNYKILNTLGTKVQIIIVDDASSDDSVAYLEEHYGNNITIIRKEKNSGFSHTCNLGIQKATNDLIFLLNTDVTLEEGYFEKLYKYFELEDTFGVMGRIIGMEDDNILDAARSPKILGRKIKPSNFFYLKDSDTLTPTFYLSGAIALMDTRKLKAINGFNEMFNPYYGEDQEMSIRAWRLGWKCYYEHNAVCRHEVSASTKGHKDNYSVKRIYFRNRYYMHHLHLHGIDLNLYHMQVILSDVLPSIITLQFYKAQAYLDFLRNMNELSVKKTAFKTQMKHHKSNIGINDVIENIKMMLKYKQVVKL is encoded by the coding sequence ATGAAAAGCATCTCGGTAGTAATTCCGAATTACAACGGAAAGCATTTATTCGAAAAATATTTCGAGAATAATTACAAAATTCTCAATACCCTAGGCACAAAGGTCCAGATCATAATCGTTGATGACGCTTCCAGTGACGATTCAGTAGCATATCTGGAAGAACATTACGGGAATAACATTACCATTATCCGGAAGGAAAAGAACTCGGGATTTTCCCACACCTGCAACCTGGGCATTCAGAAGGCCACCAACGATCTCATTTTCCTGCTTAATACAGACGTTACGCTCGAAGAAGGTTATTTTGAAAAACTTTATAAATACTTCGAACTGGAAGACACTTTCGGTGTAATGGGACGCATTATCGGCATGGAAGACGACAACATCCTGGATGCTGCACGTTCGCCGAAGATTCTGGGAAGGAAGATCAAACCAAGCAACTTCTTCTATCTGAAAGATTCCGATACGCTGACACCAACATTCTATCTCTCCGGCGCCATTGCTTTAATGGACACCAGGAAGCTGAAAGCGATCAATGGTTTCAATGAAATGTTCAACCCTTATTACGGCGAAGACCAGGAAATGTCGATCCGTGCGTGGAGACTGGGCTGGAAATGCTATTATGAGCACAATGCAGTTTGCCGCCACGAGGTTTCTGCGAGCACCAAGGGCCATAAGGACAATTATTCTGTCAAAAGGATCTATTTCAGGAACCGTTACTACATGCATCACCTGCATTTGCACGGCATTGACCTGAATCTGTATCATATGCAGGTCATTCTCAGCGACGTGCTCCCCAGCATCATTACACTTCAATTCTATAAAGCACAGGCCTATCTTGACTTCCTGCGTAATATGAACGAACTTTCGGTGAAGAAAACCGCGTTCAAAACCCAGATGAAACATCATAAATCCAACATCGGGATCAATGACGTCATTGAAAACATTAAAATGATGCTTAAATACAAGCAGGTCGTAAAATTATAG
- a CDS encoding glycosyltransferase, translating into MHMTLNSPPHRGSTSPLVSIALCVYNGEKFLKEQLDTLVNQRYPNLEIIAVDDCSSDASRAILKDYQQRYPYLKVYENEVNLGYVKNFEKAITLCNGEFIALSDQDDTWNLDKIQIMLDNIGTHKLVYHDSRFMEDGGKPLDLKMSSIINLYSGDQPEVFYFFNCVSGHSLFFKRELVADILPFDADHFHDHWIAYVAVNLGTIQYVDIPLVNYRQHPKTSTDILNKRKKIRKKYHENRDIKKLRRDLKWIKYCATFKKNRNPEFLNRLVELFERRLDTWISFGYARLIGRHFDILYFIQKYRKASKRAFVYRQIWGLKAKLFWARYFSFFGKEDEDQAST; encoded by the coding sequence ATGCATATGACACTCAATTCACCTCCTCATCGGGGCAGTACATCTCCACTTGTATCCATCGCGCTTTGCGTTTATAATGGAGAGAAGTTCCTGAAGGAGCAACTCGATACTCTGGTTAATCAGCGATATCCGAATCTTGAAATCATAGCCGTGGACGATTGCAGCAGCGATGCTTCGCGGGCGATTTTAAAGGATTACCAGCAGCGATATCCTTATTTAAAGGTTTATGAAAATGAGGTGAATCTGGGATATGTAAAGAATTTCGAGAAAGCCATCACGCTCTGCAACGGAGAATTTATTGCGTTATCGGATCAGGACGACACCTGGAATCTCGACAAGATCCAGATTATGCTGGACAATATAGGAACGCATAAGCTGGTTTACCACGATTCCCGGTTTATGGAAGACGGCGGAAAGCCGCTGGACCTGAAAATGTCGAGCATCATCAATTTGTATAGCGGCGATCAACCCGAAGTGTTTTATTTTTTCAATTGCGTTTCCGGTCACAGCTTATTTTTTAAGCGCGAGCTCGTCGCTGATATTCTGCCCTTCGACGCGGATCACTTTCATGACCATTGGATCGCATATGTCGCTGTTAATCTGGGTACAATCCAGTATGTCGACATTCCGCTTGTGAATTACCGGCAGCACCCGAAAACCTCGACCGATATCCTTAACAAGCGGAAAAAGATCAGGAAGAAATACCACGAGAACCGCGATATCAAGAAATTGAGACGCGATTTGAAATGGATCAAATACTGCGCAACATTTAAAAAGAACAGAAATCCGGAATTCCTCAACCGACTGGTCGAATTGTTTGAAAGGCGGCTTGATACCTGGATATCATTCGGTTACGCGCGACTCATCGGCAGGCATTTCGACATTTTATACTTTATTCAAAAATACCGCAAAGCCAGCAAGCGCGCATTTGTTTACCGCCAGATCTGGGGATTGAAAGCGAAATTGTTCTGGGCCAGATATTTCAGCTTTTTTGGGAAAGAGGACGAAGACCAAGCTTCAACCTGA
- a CDS encoding outer membrane protein assembly factor BamB family protein, producing MLKPLSICIAASALFLVATQQQKFETKPAQSTEWPEYLGGPDRNHYSPLTQINRQNVSKLKVAWTYAMPDSGQTQVNPIIVDGVLYGVTNMVQAFALDAATGKQIWIFGDKSKNGSNTSRGLTYWSDGEDKRIMHAMGPFLYALDAKTGKPVESFGDKGKIDLRAGLPDIAKDKYMVSNTPGTIFEDLIVMPVRLSEDSDAAPGDLRAFNVRTGKLVWTFHTIPYPGEFGYETFPPDAYKNTFTGAANNWAGTAIDRERGILYVPTGSAGYDFYGGKRKGANLFANCLIALDARTGKRLWHYQTMHHDIWDRDLPAPPNLITVTKKGPDGQPMKIDAVAQVSKQGYVFIFDRVTGKPLFPIREVTAPKDALPGEFPWPTQPVPTKPASYARQAYTLTEKDISPYAPDRDSLVIKFKSYKKALFAAPSKEGTIILPGFDGGAEWGGAAADPEDGIMYVNSNEMAWILTMKDTPKASEMTNLSPGEKVYTTNCVTCHGPQRKGNAKSGYPSLVNIGARRDRAFVSQIITSGKGMMPGFTTLSADEKQALVAFLFDEEKVEATSVTTASNKVYLPYQSTGYNKFLDANGLPAISPPWGTLNAINLNTGEFLWRIPFGEVESLKKQGYPTTGTENYGGPVVTASGLLFIAATKDGKFRVFDKKNGKLLWETLLPAAGFATPSTYAVNGRQFIVIACGGTKLGTRKGNQYVAFALE from the coding sequence ATGTTAAAGCCACTTTCAATTTGCATTGCTGCGTCGGCACTGTTCCTGGTTGCCACGCAGCAGCAAAAATTTGAAACAAAACCCGCACAAAGCACCGAATGGCCCGAATACCTGGGCGGCCCGGATCGTAACCATTACTCGCCGCTCACGCAGATCAACCGCCAGAATGTTTCAAAATTGAAAGTAGCCTGGACTTACGCCATGCCCGATTCGGGACAAACGCAGGTGAATCCGATCATTGTCGACGGCGTTTTGTACGGGGTTACCAACATGGTCCAGGCATTTGCTCTGGACGCAGCTACCGGGAAGCAGATCTGGATTTTTGGGGATAAATCAAAAAATGGCTCCAACACAAGCCGCGGGCTTACTTATTGGAGCGACGGCGAGGACAAGCGCATAATGCACGCCATGGGCCCGTTCCTTTACGCGCTGGATGCGAAAACGGGAAAGCCGGTTGAAAGTTTTGGCGACAAAGGAAAAATAGACCTGCGCGCAGGGTTACCCGACATTGCAAAAGACAAATACATGGTTTCCAACACCCCTGGAACCATTTTTGAAGACCTGATCGTCATGCCGGTCCGTCTTTCCGAGGATTCGGATGCAGCACCTGGCGACTTGCGCGCATTCAATGTGCGTACTGGCAAGCTTGTGTGGACCTTTCACACCATCCCTTACCCGGGAGAATTCGGTTACGAAACATTCCCGCCGGATGCTTACAAAAATACATTCACAGGAGCCGCCAACAACTGGGCCGGAACGGCCATCGATCGGGAACGCGGGATCTTGTATGTGCCCACGGGTTCAGCGGGATACGATTTTTATGGTGGTAAAAGAAAAGGTGCAAACCTGTTCGCAAACTGCCTTATCGCACTCGACGCAAGGACCGGGAAGCGCTTGTGGCACTACCAGACCATGCACCACGATATTTGGGACCGCGACCTGCCTGCGCCTCCTAACCTGATCACCGTCACAAAGAAAGGCCCGGACGGACAACCCATGAAAATCGACGCCGTCGCACAAGTCAGCAAGCAGGGATATGTTTTCATTTTTGACCGTGTTACAGGAAAACCATTGTTTCCGATACGCGAAGTAACCGCACCCAAAGACGCATTACCGGGCGAATTCCCATGGCCGACACAGCCCGTTCCTACCAAACCAGCCTCCTATGCAAGGCAAGCTTACACATTGACAGAGAAGGACATAAGCCCTTACGCGCCGGATCGGGATTCTTTGGTTATCAAATTTAAAAGTTACAAAAAAGCATTGTTTGCCGCGCCCAGCAAGGAAGGGACCATCATTCTCCCAGGCTTTGACGGCGGCGCGGAATGGGGCGGTGCGGCAGCTGATCCCGAAGATGGCATCATGTATGTCAACAGCAACGAAATGGCCTGGATACTCACGATGAAAGACACGCCGAAAGCGAGCGAAATGACCAATCTGAGTCCCGGAGAGAAAGTTTACACCACCAATTGTGTAACCTGCCACGGGCCGCAGCGCAAAGGCAACGCCAAAAGCGGTTACCCCTCGCTGGTCAACATCGGCGCCCGCCGCGACCGTGCATTCGTAAGCCAGATCATTACTTCCGGGAAGGGAATGATGCCGGGTTTTACAACGCTTTCTGCTGATGAAAAACAGGCACTTGTTGCCTTTTTATTCGACGAAGAGAAAGTGGAAGCCACTTCTGTTACGACAGCTTCCAATAAAGTGTATTTGCCTTACCAAAGCACGGGTTATAACAAATTCCTCGATGCCAACGGCCTTCCTGCGATTTCGCCGCCCTGGGGAACATTGAATGCCATTAATCTCAACACCGGGGAATTCCTGTGGCGCATTCCTTTTGGCGAAGTGGAATCGCTGAAAAAGCAGGGATATCCCACAACCGGAACAGAAAATTACGGCGGACCGGTCGTGACAGCGAGCGGCTTATTGTTCATAGCAGCGACAAAAGACGGGAAATTTAGGGTGTTTGATAAGAAAAATGGCAAGCTGCTTTGGGAAACACTGCTTCCGGCAGCCGGCTTCGCAACGCCTTCCACTTACGCAGTCAATGGCAGGCAGTTCATAGTAATCGCCTGCGGCGGAACCAAGCTGGGAACGAGGAAGGGCAATCAATATGTAGCTTTTGCATTGGAATGA
- a CDS encoding ABC transporter ATP-binding protein — MKTYFRLLSFAQPIAKFAVPYIFFTVLGVIFNTLNLALLAPLMSTLFNNNKDGAEVIPKPDAWDITGMLNYYAQQANDAYGPHGALQLVCAVIVTSILLSNIFKYFSQRVMENLRIHTLLNLRKTVFNNVMNLHAGYFSNQRKGDIISKIASDVQVVQFSVTGTLQVVFKEPLQLLAYIFMLFATSAKLTFFAILVIPISAFIISKIVKRLKEQAKEAQHLFGLMISYLDEALSGIKIIKAFNATEDIKDKFHKENIRYSDLGRKMARRQQLSGPVSEFLGVTMVAIIVLYGGSLILDNQSDLSVSKFVAYIALFSQVMRPAKALTDSFSTIHAGIAAGERVLDLIDEKPEIQDAPDAVDLKEFNHALTLKNVSFAYQAKPVLKSVNLTIPKGKTIALVGPSGGGKSTLMDLLPRFIDAQEGSVSIDDWNVKQVKMESLWALFGVVNQESMLFNDTIYNNIAFGNPNATPEKVAAAAKVANAHDFIMETEDGYDSNIGDRGMKLSGGQKQRICIARAVLKNPPIMLLDEATSALDTESEKLVQQALNNLMQNRTSLVIAHRLSTIQKADSIVVLEDGQIVEQGNHSELIAREGLYKRLIDMQQFSDI, encoded by the coding sequence ATGAAAACATACTTCCGATTACTATCATTTGCCCAGCCCATTGCCAAATTTGCAGTCCCCTATATCTTTTTCACAGTCCTCGGGGTCATTTTCAATACGCTTAACCTTGCACTGCTTGCTCCATTGATGAGCACCCTGTTCAATAACAATAAGGACGGGGCCGAAGTGATACCAAAACCCGATGCCTGGGATATTACGGGCATGCTTAACTATTACGCACAACAAGCCAACGACGCTTACGGTCCGCATGGCGCATTGCAGCTGGTCTGCGCGGTGATCGTTACATCAATCTTACTTTCCAATATTTTTAAATATTTCTCGCAGCGGGTCATGGAAAATCTCCGGATCCACACCTTGCTTAATTTGCGGAAAACTGTTTTTAATAATGTTATGAACCTGCACGCGGGCTATTTCAGCAATCAGCGTAAAGGGGACATTATTTCAAAGATCGCGTCCGATGTGCAGGTTGTCCAGTTTTCGGTGACGGGAACATTGCAGGTTGTTTTTAAGGAGCCCTTGCAGTTGCTGGCTTACATATTCATGCTTTTTGCAACATCCGCCAAGCTTACATTCTTCGCCATCCTCGTTATCCCGATCTCCGCTTTTATCATTTCAAAAATTGTAAAAAGGCTGAAAGAGCAGGCGAAGGAAGCACAGCACCTGTTCGGTTTAATGATCAGCTATCTGGACGAAGCGCTTTCGGGGATCAAGATCATTAAAGCATTCAATGCGACGGAGGACATTAAGGATAAGTTCCACAAAGAAAACATTCGCTATTCCGACCTGGGACGCAAAATGGCGCGCCGGCAGCAGTTGAGCGGGCCCGTTTCTGAATTTTTGGGCGTTACAATGGTGGCGATCATCGTGCTTTATGGCGGCTCGCTGATTCTGGATAACCAGTCTGACCTGAGCGTGTCCAAATTCGTCGCCTATATCGCATTGTTTTCGCAGGTAATGCGTCCTGCCAAGGCGTTAACGGATTCTTTCAGCACCATTCATGCGGGTATAGCAGCCGGCGAAAGGGTTCTGGATCTGATCGATGAAAAACCAGAGATCCAGGACGCACCTGACGCCGTCGACCTGAAAGAATTTAATCATGCACTTACATTAAAGAACGTTTCCTTTGCTTATCAGGCAAAACCGGTTCTCAAATCCGTTAACCTGACCATTCCGAAGGGAAAAACCATTGCACTGGTAGGGCCCTCCGGTGGCGGCAAATCCACACTCATGGACCTGCTCCCGCGCTTTATTGACGCGCAGGAAGGCAGCGTTTCCATCGACGACTGGAATGTAAAACAAGTAAAAATGGAATCCCTATGGGCACTTTTCGGGGTTGTAAACCAGGAATCGATGCTTTTTAATGATACGATCTATAATAACATTGCCTTTGGAAATCCCAATGCAACGCCTGAAAAAGTGGCGGCTGCGGCGAAGGTGGCCAATGCCCACGATTTCATCATGGAGACCGAAGATGGATATGATAGCAACATCGGCGACCGGGGGATGAAATTGTCGGGCGGACAGAAACAACGTATTTGCATTGCCAGGGCTGTTTTGAAGAACCCGCCGATCATGCTGCTGGATGAGGCAACTTCTGCATTGGATACGGAATCAGAAAAACTCGTGCAGCAAGCATTGAATAATCTGATGCAAAACAGGACTTCGCTGGTGATCGCGCACAGGCTGAGCACCATTCAGAAAGCAGATTCGATTGTGGTTTTGGAGGATGGTCAGATTGTAGAGCAAGGCAATCATTCGGAGCTCATCGCACGCGAGGGGCTTTATAAGCGACTGATTGATATGCAGCAATTCAGCGATATTTGA